The genomic stretch TCTTCCAACCAGGCACATAAAATGAAATGAGGATGCAAATTTTCAAAATAGATCAGTGGACAGCAACTCCCCAGGAAAAACATCATTCTGATGGGTGCTGGTTACATGAAAATATAATCCTTTCATTTAAATGCCTGAATGGCAGCCTGACTGCACGTGCAAGATACAAGCGTGTTGAAAAAAGCCTGATGCATGAGAGCCTTACAGGTAGATTTGTTctaatgaaaacatttctctCCTTGAGAACTGTGTCTTTTGAAAACTTCAGTGCCACACTCAGCAAGTTAACTAAGCTGATCTTTATGTTTTGAACTTGGTTAGCTGGATTAGCTGTTTCCTCTAGAATGTTCCATTCTCCATCACTGTGCCAGCATCAGGACAAAGATACTGTCAATATATTCAACATTTTGCAATGGTGTGCATTCAACATTTCACTCATTAGATCTATATGATATTAAGGCTTTTTATTGGGTTCTACTAAAGTTTAGATAGAATTTGAGGCACTGGTCTCTTTAGCCACCAACCTGAATGGCTTGACAATAGTTTATCCAAGAAACCATCTCTTACCTTTTTACACTGCCACTGCTGCAGACTGCTCAGTCCTTCTAACTCCAAGAAGGAATTAGCTCACCTGTCTAAAAGCTTATGACTTCTAACCTTTCTTGTCCCCTCTTGCTAAGACAGAGATCAACTTTAATTTCCGGGATGTGTTGTTAAAGCTGGCCAGTACTGGGGATGTATTTCTAGAGGCTTAAAAGGAATTCACCTTCTGTACAGATTTAGCAGTGGCTGACATGAATATGTTTCCTAAAGGACTATTTTTATGCTGCTGAGAGGTCACTGTAAGTTTAAATATCAGGATACTTTAAGCTCTCAAATAggcatttttaattttgcttacATCCAAACACAACTGTATTGCTTTTAAACCTTCTGAAAACACTAGATATTGAAATACACATCATAAGCTCTGGTTCAAAGAGTATCAATTAGCTTGCTCTTTTACTTGAACTATCTGGTTTAGTGCAGTAATTGGAAAAGGCCAACAGTGGCCTTGAATTATtatttgttaagctaagaggcTCCAGACAGGAATAGTTCTCTCTCATGCTGGTGGAATGTAGAAATCAGTCAGCCTTTACTTCAGAGGCTTGGGCTAAACATACCAAAGTGTTTAATAACATCAGAAACctaaaattcattaaaaatttgTGCATCTTAGACTACCACATATCCTAGTAAGACCTAGGTGCTTGTGAAATATCTATCCCAAGGCCTTGCTGTATTGAAACACAGAAATGAGATATGTCTACAGGAGgtgaaaacacagcagaaggaaggaggaggaagactaAATTGTAAAGGTTAATAAAATGTATGCTTAGGAAGCATGTGTGGCTTAGATCATTATTCTTAACAGTTTCTGAAGCAGAGATTTTGTTTAATCCAAAGCAGGAGATTTGTTCTGTACTTCTATTATACATTCCTTGGTATTTTCAGGTTCAGCTTACTGTGTACTGATGTTTGAAAATGCCAACACAGAACTCCATACTACCTTCTTCTTAAAAGGACAGTATAAGACTTCAACTTAACCCAACTTCAAATGACTGATTTTAGGGATTTCTGCCAAATATCTCTTTAAGACAACATTTACTGGAGCAATCAGTTATGAACCCCGAATTTAGACAGTGCCTTCTCCTAAACAAACAGGTGCATACAAATCCCTTAGCACAGCAAGACTCAATATCTCACATGtagtttgcttttccttccaaatgCAGCACCAGAAAAACAAACTTAATTCTAAGGAGATATGTGCCTGTGCCTGAGAATGCTCCCATGCAAAATAGAAAGGAATATACTAGAACTTAGATTTTGAAAAGCAAATTCTTAGTTTGCAATAGCAATTAGCAGCAAATACATCTTGTTACTCTAACTTTTGAATGGGTTTCTATTTGTCTTCAGTGGGACCCTTTGCTGATGAGACTACAAGGTTTACTACAAAAGCTTAAACTGGGAGAAAAGAGGTCATTTGCTGCTACAGGATCCTGTCCTCTCATATTAAGAGTAATCCCTACCTAGAAGACACTAGCATTTCTCATTCTAATTTTCAATTATAAATTATATAGTACAATTTATAGCATTTAAGTGCAACCAGGTATCATTTATTTTTTACATCTGAATTAAACACCTATATTGGAAAAGATTTATGCCTTTTGTTAGGAAATGAAGAGAAATGGAACTGCATTCCTGAAAGATGTGAATGTCAAGTCAAATTTCCAGGTTGTCTCATACCTTCCAAAGTAGGCTGACTTAGCTTCTCTGGCTGTATCTGCAAGTCAGGTAGAAgcagaaatacagaagaaaacGTTCTTCTGAGGAAATGAGGAAGGGTTTTGTGGAGATAACCCAAAATTTTGGGATTCCAGATATTAAGGAGCAGTTTATTACTAGAAAATGAAGGAttgttcttttctcctttctgtcaTCCTCTCTCCCCATGCTGATTCCCTACCTTCATGCTGAAGTGAGGCATAACATCAAATTCTCACAGACTCAATATCCCCATGTCTACCACTTCTGTCTTCTTCTGCACTGACACCTCATGTTTAGCAGCTCACTTTTTCTGCTCAGGGCACCTTCTAGGGTAAAAATAATTGTACAAAAGTACTTTAAAAACTTGGTGTAAGCTTTAAGCTAAAACCTGACACATCTTAGGAACAATACATCTACAACATCACTGCTTTAAAAGACCCTACCTCCAGCAAGTTAGAAACAGAATGGTTTTAAAGGTTTTCAAATATCCTACATCTTAGGTGTGAAATTGGTAGTGAATCAGTTGGTGTGAATGATTTTATTTGAAAGGACATTGCTTTAAGCTTTCTAATTCTTCACATGCTCTTTGCAAAAATGTTTATATAGAAGATGATGGCCTTTCCATGCTATGCAGTTACAATTGCTTCAACAGATCACTGCACAGGAGAAGTGAACTCCTGCCTAATGAAAGCTGGCCTACTTGGAGTTCTGCCAATGCCCTTTCGTTAAATGTAAAGTTCATAATATTAATCAGGCAACTGCTTATACTGGGGATCAAGTgaacattttctgaaattacAGCTGAGTTTTGTCAAAATGTTAGCTTTCCTTACCAAGTACGTTCAGAATGTCTGCTTGCTATTTCCCACTCTGACAACTAAATAACAAAGCCCATACGGTAGGCAGCTCACTGGGGTTTTACAGtgcctgcagccccagctgaaGGAATATCAGTACAGGAAAGAAACCACAGCGACTAAGCCAAATTTAAATTCAACACACCACAAAAAGCATTCCAAGGGAAAGACAAGCTGTGCCAGTGAAAGTGGGCCATGTATTGTAAATTTTGGTGGCAAAGAAAAAGCTTCAATTCAAACCTCTCTGGGATACTGGCACATGTATCTGGCATgctctgcagggaaaaatggctGGTTGGTCTGTTTACAGCAGATTTACCAGCCCCCCTTTATGAACTCTTGCAACAAAGGCTCCTCCACTCTCTGGTGAAAACCTTAAtctgcaggatgcagaggatgGGCTGCTGTCTACTGAACAGCCAAGCTCTATATGACCAAAATTCTGCAGAAAAAGATTGCTTCTGCTGGAACCATCCTAGTACAGATAAGGATAACCTGAAGAGTATTTTCTAAAAAGTCTTATCCTTCGTAGCCTTCCATCGTTGCAATCTTCAAACCAGGAGAAGAAAGGAATTGCCAAGGCAAGTACTGCCCTAGAAGTATAAAGAGGTCTATCTTCTTGGTAGAACTTAGATGCAGAAGAGTAGGAAGCAGAATTGAGATTTAGAGGTTCATTCAAAtatactttgctttttttctccttggaacaTTATCCTCCCAGCATACAAGAGATCTCAGCCAACTACTTTGATTCTTCCATTGTTTCTGGTTCAGCTtcagttgcttttattcttcacaattctctgtttcttctttcttccattCCCTTTGTTCTGTAGGCATAACTGTCCTTTCCTGTCTTTTCCTAGTGAGTGACCTTAATCTCACCAAGTCCACACCAatggaattaaaataaattaatcagAAGTGAAACAAATTTTATATCTGACTTCTAGCAATCTGACCAGCTTATTTATGTGCTGTATCCCTTTACACATATATACTGCCTGCTGAGACTGTGAAAACTCTTCAGAGCTTCTATTTGCCAGAGAACTAAGCATAGTTCCTATCAGTCTGAAGAATCCTCTCTAATATGCTACAGAAAAATGTCTGGGAAAAGTATGTCCCTTAGTGCAAAATAGTCAATGTGAAGTTCAGCACATTGGAGTATACTGATAAGCTATCTAAATTCACTTTGCCAAATGAGATAACTTGTCTGTTGTAAGCCATCCAAAAATATTCTCATGGCTAGGATTCCTGTAAGTATAAACATTCTGATGAAGCAAAATGATTTAGagttacaattaaaaaaactgGAGTAAGCAAAAAGATACATAGGAAACATAGTAATAATCCTATCCCAAAAGATTGTGCTATCCGAGGGGATCTAGAATATTAATTAGTAAGTTGTTGCAAACCTATAAAAAATCATCCCATAATTACTCTGAAAAAAAGTTGCAATTTCAAAGCAACACTGCAGAATAGCATACTGGATTAATTATGCCAGACTGCAGCAATAACCTTGAATTAAAGCTGCAACCTTCTATTTTTAAGAAACAATTGCCTTTCTGGTTGATGAAACCTGTCGTCCCATCAGGTAACAGACGTGaccaggaaagagaaaagcaataaTGAGTCAATCCAAGCTGTTTGATACATTTCAAATCTTCCTCCCACAGAGTGTAGCTGCCACAAGCTACATCACCAGTCTGGTTCTTGAAAACTCGATCTCCTCCCTGATGGGTGAATATGTCCCAGACATTAGGGCCCTTTCCATCTGCATTCCAGCCTTCTgcttgaaaaacaaaacttGGTCGTTACACTTTTGACATCAAAAGACATATGTTGCAAGTAAATATTTATCACAAAATAGGTGCAAATCCCTGAAAACCCCATGAGCAAATTGAGAAGTATTCTCTACCTACTCCTTATAGTATCTAAAGTAACTA from Aphelocoma coerulescens isolate FSJ_1873_10779 chromosome 4, UR_Acoe_1.0, whole genome shotgun sequence encodes the following:
- the LOC138109224 gene encoding cytosolic beta-glucosidase-like gives rise to the protein MGGERQPVLEDIAFPVGFAWGAATAAYQIEEGWNADGKGPNVWDIFTHQGGDRVFKNQTGDVACGSYTLWEEDLKCIKQLGLTHYCFSLSWSRLLPDGTTGFINQKGQYLPWQFLSSPGLKIATMEGYEG